One window of the Candidatus Thermoplasmatota archaeon genome contains the following:
- the glnA gene encoding type I glutamate--ammonia ligase, whose product MTETAHEKQIKQHNIQWIQLHFTDLIGRLRVLHIPVERFLKEVIPDGIGFDGSSVGMAKVEKSDMLIIPDLSTFLVLPHEQGEARVIGNVYDTTKQPFFGDPRFILQKAKNNVIQSGFDEIKFSPEMEFYVFDEHNDELYETNEKQGYFTSSPFDNVKTFRKTVSEYLLASNINVKYHHHESGKHQHEVEIKSMDVLDAADYCIYFKFLTRDIAQKFNLVVTFMPKPFSTDAGSGMHAHVALYKNQKNMFYDESDPYHLSQTARYFIGGILDHSRGMAAIANPTLNSYKRLIPNFEAPIYIAWAQHNRSSLIRIPARKNIDVEIRNGDPAANPYLFFATILYAGLDGIKKKITYEPIEKNIYKMSEESLKLGIKKLPTNLHEALEELQSDSIITQALGKDAVELFVETKIKEWQQYIAEITDLEYKLYFHC is encoded by the coding sequence ATGACCGAAACCGCACATGAAAAACAGATCAAGCAGCATAACATCCAATGGATACAACTCCATTTTACCGATTTGATCGGTCGACTGCGAGTATTACATATCCCGGTAGAACGCTTTCTAAAAGAAGTTATCCCTGATGGCATTGGTTTCGATGGATCCTCAGTTGGTATGGCAAAGGTTGAAAAGTCAGATATGTTGATCATACCTGATCTGTCAACATTTTTAGTTCTGCCTCATGAACAAGGAGAAGCACGAGTTATCGGAAACGTCTATGACACAACAAAACAACCTTTTTTTGGAGATCCTCGATTCATCCTCCAGAAAGCAAAAAACAACGTGATCCAGAGTGGATTTGATGAGATTAAATTTTCCCCTGAAATGGAATTCTATGTTTTTGATGAGCATAACGATGAACTGTATGAAACAAATGAAAAACAAGGATATTTTACCTCGTCTCCTTTTGATAATGTAAAAACCTTCAGAAAAACAGTATCAGAATATCTCCTCGCAAGCAACATCAACGTCAAATATCATCACCATGAATCAGGAAAACATCAACATGAAGTTGAAATAAAATCAATGGACGTTCTCGACGCAGCTGATTACTGCATCTACTTCAAATTTCTCACAAGAGACATTGCTCAAAAATTTAACCTTGTCGTTACCTTTATGCCGAAACCATTTTCAACTGATGCTGGAAGCGGTATGCATGCTCATGTTGCACTTTACAAAAACCAAAAAAATATGTTTTACGATGAATCAGATCCCTATCACCTCAGCCAAACCGCACGCTATTTCATCGGGGGAATCCTTGACCATTCTCGAGGAATGGCAGCAATTGCAAATCCAACATTAAATTCATACAAACGACTCATCCCAAATTTTGAAGCCCCAATTTATATTGCCTGGGCGCAACATAACCGAAGTAGTCTTATTCGCATTCCTGCTCGAAAAAACATTGATGTTGAGATTCGAAATGGTGACCCTGCAGCAAACCCATATCTCTTCTTTGCCACAATTCTTTATGCAGGTTTAGACGGTATAAAAAAGAAGATAACTTACGAACCCATTGAAAAAAACATCTACAAAATGAGTGAAGAATCACTCAAACTTGGTATTAAAAAATTACCAACAAATCTCCATGAGGCACTCGAAGAACTGCAGAGTGATTCAATCATTACGCAGGCACTTGGAAAAGATGCTGTTGAATTATTTGTTGAAACAAAAATCAAAGAATGGCAACAGTACATCGCTGAAATTACCGACCTTGAATACAAGTTATATTTCCACTGCTAA
- a CDS encoding right-handed parallel beta-helix repeat-containing protein, which translates to MKIQILFVSVFVFILFLDGCVENNDLSDNDSSSVSELFSYRDLLPAEIAGLSEGFYPAGWTRASILDKLHEAMDKTGNMEFDSWSGVVRVTGDMHIGRLTIQPGTIVFIDAHSDDQNNGWVSTVDPMNPHEFLGENYSFHHIFIQVRDELIARGTEDEPIIITSTSDDPWLADWEKIVFKKGVLEYAVVEYGIGMAIESSDVTISHCLIRDMLSQGVMFGSWPEAGIKGESVSPNITYNYMYNFGHMAVQSFYSEPLISNNIFIQRNTNDSELYEYLSKGENGALDLHGGNGTVEHNFLSSGYDSTIEKERPKHGCSGIGITTATKPKISFNTIVGNNVGIELQGGNPIINYNNIHDNVDNNLVVRGLYSEPGREDTVIVYDEPIDARENWWGSSEQVLLTMNVENGVEVNYEPIALQEISGAGPDWSGFRWLYN; encoded by the coding sequence ATGAAAATACAAATCTTGTTTGTTTCTGTCTTTGTTTTTATTCTCTTTTTAGATGGCTGCGTCGAAAATAACGATCTTTCAGATAACGATTCTAGTAGCGTTTCTGAATTATTTAGTTACAGGGATCTGCTTCCGGCTGAGATAGCTGGCTTGTCAGAGGGTTTCTATCCAGCTGGATGGACGAGAGCAAGCATTTTGGATAAGTTACATGAAGCTATGGATAAAACAGGGAACATGGAGTTTGATTCATGGTCAGGTGTCGTTCGGGTAACTGGTGATATGCACATAGGTCGTTTGACAATCCAACCAGGTACCATTGTCTTCATTGATGCTCATTCTGATGATCAGAACAATGGCTGGGTGTCTACAGTTGACCCAATGAATCCCCATGAATTCCTCGGTGAGAATTATTCTTTTCATCACATCTTCATCCAGGTACGTGATGAGCTGATCGCCAGAGGTACTGAGGATGAACCAATTATTATCACCTCTACTTCTGATGATCCATGGCTTGCCGACTGGGAGAAGATAGTGTTCAAAAAAGGTGTTCTTGAATACGCTGTTGTAGAGTATGGTATTGGCATGGCTATAGAATCATCTGATGTTACGATATCTCATTGTCTGATAAGGGATATGTTGAGCCAGGGTGTTATGTTCGGTTCTTGGCCTGAGGCTGGTATAAAAGGTGAGTCAGTGTCGCCCAACATAACGTACAATTACATGTACAATTTTGGTCATATGGCCGTACAATCGTTCTATTCTGAGCCGTTGATCTCTAACAATATTTTTATCCAAAGAAATACAAATGATTCTGAGCTATATGAGTATCTTTCAAAAGGAGAGAACGGCGCTTTGGATCTACATGGTGGGAACGGAACCGTAGAGCATAATTTCTTGTCTTCCGGGTACGATTCTACGATCGAGAAAGAACGACCTAAACATGGATGTTCAGGTATCGGTATCACTACAGCGACGAAGCCAAAAATATCCTTCAATACGATCGTTGGGAACAACGTAGGGATAGAGTTACAAGGAGGCAATCCGATTATCAATTACAATAATATTCATGATAATGTTGATAATAATCTCGTTGTCAGAGGACTGTATTCTGAGCCTGGACGAGAGGATACTGTTATTGTGTATGACGAACCGATTGATGCCAGAGAGAACTGGTGGGGTAGTTCAGAACAGGTTCTTTTGACGATGAATGTTGAGAACGGAGTTGAGGTAAATTATGAGCCGATTGCTTTGCAGGAGATCAGTGGTGCTGGGCCGGATTGGAGTGGTTTTAGATGGTTATATAACTAG
- a CDS encoding TraB/GumN family protein, whose translation MNYLTKKTRTTIFMITLIGTGHIFDLSHALQTIFDEKKPEVIGVELDPYRYQALINRKNNPHLYQESRKNMPLIYQLLARFQEDMAQEYGVNAGDEMLVAITYASNHQIPLEFLDVNAHEIFINMWKTMPFREKIKLLFSGFGSLFVSKKHVEQEIQHIQENLDHYLTEIGKKFPTIKRVLIDERNEHIAQRLTTLLEKYSSIVACIGDGHIPGMSTLLKQKNISFETVRLYELQKYGSAPGTSNSAHFSIHYSFDQT comes from the coding sequence ATAAATTACCTGACCAAAAAAACCAGGACGACGATCTTCATGATAACTCTTATCGGAACAGGACATATATTTGATCTATCCCATGCATTACAGACGATTTTTGACGAAAAAAAACCAGAGGTTATCGGTGTTGAACTTGATCCATACCGATATCAAGCGCTCATCAACCGGAAAAACAACCCTCATCTCTACCAGGAATCACGAAAAAACATGCCTCTGATCTATCAACTACTCGCCCGTTTTCAAGAAGACATGGCACAGGAATACGGGGTTAACGCTGGTGATGAGATGCTTGTAGCAATCACCTATGCTTCAAATCATCAGATACCCTTAGAATTTCTTGATGTTAATGCACATGAAATATTCATTAACATGTGGAAGACGATGCCGTTTCGAGAAAAAATAAAATTGTTATTTTCAGGATTTGGCAGCCTTTTCGTCAGTAAAAAGCATGTTGAACAAGAAATACAACACATTCAAGAAAACCTAGATCACTATCTAACAGAGATTGGAAAAAAATTTCCAACGATTAAACGAGTACTCATCGACGAACGAAATGAACACATCGCCCAACGTTTGACTACGCTTTTAGAAAAGTATTCATCAATTGTTGCATGTATTGGTGATGGGCATATCCCTGGAATGTCAACTCTTCTGAAACAGAAAAATATTTCTTTTGAAACGGTTCGTCTCTACGAATTACAAAAATACGGTTCTGCGCCCGGTACTTCAAATTCTGCTCATTTCTCAATTCATTATTCATTTGACCAAACCTAG
- the ahcY gene encoding adenosylhomocysteinase → MAVETKHEYKVKDISLAEWGRKEISIAEKEMPGLMAVREKYGPKKPLKGARITGSLHMTVQTAVLIETLVALGASVRWASCNIFSTQDHAAAAIAKAGIPVFAWKGETLQEYWWCTKKAFDFGNGKGPQLIVDDGGDATLMVHKGVEIEKNPKLLDRDYSNEGADFRELMACLRQTYQENPRYWSHLVQDIRGVSEETTTGVHRLYQMMEQKTLMFPAFNVNDSVTKSKFDNLYGCRESLADGIKRATDVMVAGKTVVVCGYGDVGKGCCQSMRGFGARVIVTEVDPICALQAVMEGYEVKTVEDTLGEGNIYVTATGNVDVIRVEHMEKMKDQAIVCNIGHFDHEIQVNELNKYPGIKKINIKPQVDKYVFPDGHEIFILAEGRLVNLGCAHGHPSFVMSNSFTNQVLAQLELWKNKYQVGVYRLPKILDEEVARLHLEKLGVRLTRLTPEQAAYIGVSVDGPYKPEHYRY, encoded by the coding sequence ATGGCTGTTGAAACAAAACATGAGTATAAGGTAAAGGATATTTCACTTGCTGAGTGGGGACGTAAAGAGATTAGTATTGCTGAAAAGGAAATGCCTGGGTTGATGGCGGTTCGGGAGAAATACGGTCCAAAAAAACCATTGAAAGGGGCACGGATCACCGGGAGTTTACATATGACGGTGCAAACAGCAGTACTCATTGAAACATTGGTTGCACTTGGGGCTTCGGTTCGTTGGGCAAGCTGTAATATTTTTTCAACACAGGATCATGCAGCTGCTGCAATTGCAAAGGCAGGTATTCCGGTATTTGCGTGGAAAGGAGAAACGTTGCAGGAGTATTGGTGGTGTACAAAAAAAGCGTTTGATTTTGGCAACGGAAAAGGGCCACAGCTGATTGTTGATGATGGTGGAGATGCAACACTCATGGTTCATAAGGGTGTTGAGATTGAAAAGAATCCGAAATTACTCGACAGAGATTATAGTAACGAGGGTGCAGATTTTCGAGAGCTGATGGCATGTTTGCGACAAACGTATCAGGAGAATCCGAGGTATTGGTCTCATCTTGTTCAGGATATTCGAGGTGTTTCTGAGGAGACGACAACAGGAGTACATCGGTTGTATCAGATGATGGAGCAGAAAACGTTGATGTTTCCTGCGTTTAATGTGAATGATTCGGTGACGAAATCTAAGTTTGATAATTTATATGGCTGTCGTGAGAGCCTTGCTGATGGTATCAAACGAGCGACTGATGTGATGGTTGCTGGTAAAACCGTGGTTGTTTGTGGGTACGGCGATGTTGGGAAAGGATGTTGTCAGTCGATGCGTGGTTTTGGTGCCCGGGTAATTGTGACTGAGGTTGATCCTATTTGTGCCTTGCAAGCAGTAATGGAAGGATATGAAGTGAAAACCGTTGAGGATACGCTTGGTGAGGGGAATATCTATGTGACAGCAACTGGTAATGTAGATGTTATCCGGGTTGAGCATATGGAAAAAATGAAGGATCAAGCAATCGTCTGTAATATTGGTCATTTTGACCATGAGATTCAGGTAAACGAGCTCAATAAGTATCCAGGAATAAAAAAAATCAATATTAAACCTCAGGTTGATAAGTATGTTTTTCCAGATGGGCATGAGATTTTTATTCTTGCGGAAGGAAGACTTGTAAATCTCGGATGCGCGCATGGTCATCCGAGTTTTGTGATGAGTAATTCGTTTACCAATCAGGTTCTTGCGCAGTTAGAGTTGTGGAAGAACAAGTATCAAGTTGGCGTCTACCGATTGCCGAAGATTCTTGATGAGGAAGTTGCTCGGTTGCATCTTGAAAAACTTGGGGTAAGACTTACTCGACTTACTCCGGAACAGGCAGCATATATTGGTGTATCTGTTGATGGCCCGTATAAGCCTGAACACTATCGGTATTAA
- a CDS encoding acetate--CoA ligase family protein — protein sequence MKESIKKLLNRSGALAENEVKDILKAYGIPTTNYVVVDTEQDLEAVHLSFPVALKVCSSKILHKTDVGGVKLNIQNQEELLKAFREFRKRFPKEHLLVDEMVEKGVEVIVGLVQDPTFGLTIMCGIGGIFTELYKDVSFRVVEIDRYDAEQMIEELKGKKLFEGFRNMKANKNLVIDLVLKVSKFGQELMDRIDQMDLNPVFVYEDHICVVDAKLILK from the coding sequence ATGAAAGAATCAATAAAAAAACTCCTGAATCGAAGCGGTGCTCTTGCTGAAAATGAGGTTAAGGATATTTTGAAAGCGTATGGTATCCCAACAACAAACTATGTTGTTGTTGATACTGAACAAGATCTCGAAGCGGTGCACTTGTCATTTCCTGTTGCATTAAAGGTATGTTCATCGAAGATTTTACATAAAACCGACGTTGGTGGTGTCAAACTGAATATTCAAAATCAAGAGGAACTCCTGAAGGCATTCCGCGAGTTTCGAAAACGATTCCCTAAGGAACATCTCCTTGTCGATGAGATGGTTGAAAAAGGAGTTGAGGTCATCGTTGGTTTAGTTCAGGATCCTACTTTTGGATTGACGATTATGTGTGGCATCGGTGGTATTTTTACGGAGTTGTATAAGGATGTATCATTTCGGGTGGTTGAGATTGATCGGTATGATGCTGAGCAAATGATTGAAGAGTTGAAAGGAAAAAAGCTGTTTGAAGGGTTTCGAAATATGAAAGCTAATAAAAACCTAGTGATTGATCTCGTTTTAAAAGTGTCGAAATTTGGTCAAGAACTCATGGATCGTATTGATCAGATGGATTTAAATCCAGTTTTTGTTTATGAAGATCACATTTGTGTTGTTGATGCGAAGTTGATTTTAAAATAA
- a CDS encoding phenylacetate--CoA ligase: MTSMVSIFNKKMEMMPRKKLEALQLELLKKTVDHVYSHVPFYRQKLKEVRLKPEDIKTLEDIKKLPFTTKDDLRKTAPFGLLAVPLEQCIELHASSGTTGIPVTVCYTPHDIDIWSEMMARCLSMAGLTKHDIFQNPIPYGTFTGAFGFHYGAQKVGALVIPSGQGQSERQIKLMEYYGTTFLSGVASYMLRLGQVALGMGVDPKKLKVRNGLFGAEMFTAGLKKRITELWDMDVHDIYGLTEMCGPGVSADCDVHDGLHLWQDHFFIEIVDPVTLEPVEAEEEGEIVLTTLTKEGMPLLRYRTRDIAKIFDSGVCDCGRTHVKHSMIKGRSDDMVIIRGTNIYPGQIESVLMKHPLVGGNWRMVLSTEHEVDMLTVEVETKQQLSTADADLLAQKLKNDIQSVIVFSPQVEVLPPNTIPETGLKAKRVIDNRKKE; the protein is encoded by the coding sequence ATGACTTCTATGGTTTCGATATTTAACAAAAAAATGGAGATGATGCCTCGGAAAAAACTTGAAGCACTGCAGCTTGAGTTACTGAAAAAAACCGTGGATCATGTGTATTCGCATGTCCCGTTTTATCGGCAAAAATTGAAAGAAGTTCGGTTGAAACCTGAGGATATTAAGACCCTTGAGGATATCAAAAAACTTCCGTTTACCACCAAGGATGATTTACGGAAAACAGCTCCGTTTGGACTGCTGGCGGTTCCGCTTGAACAATGTATTGAGTTGCATGCATCTTCAGGAACAACAGGGATACCGGTGACCGTGTGCTATACACCTCATGATATCGATATCTGGTCTGAGATGATGGCGCGATGTCTTTCCATGGCTGGTTTGACCAAACATGATATTTTTCAAAATCCGATTCCGTATGGAACGTTTACTGGTGCGTTTGGTTTTCACTACGGCGCTCAAAAAGTTGGTGCGTTGGTGATTCCATCTGGGCAGGGCCAGTCTGAGCGACAGATTAAACTGATGGAGTACTATGGGACGACGTTTCTGTCAGGTGTTGCGTCATATATGTTGCGTCTTGGCCAGGTTGCTTTGGGGATGGGTGTCGATCCGAAGAAACTCAAGGTTCGGAATGGTTTGTTTGGAGCCGAGATGTTCACTGCTGGTTTGAAAAAACGAATTACGGAACTGTGGGATATGGATGTCCATGATATCTATGGTTTAACTGAGATGTGTGGTCCTGGTGTTTCTGCTGATTGTGATGTCCATGATGGTTTGCATCTCTGGCAGGATCATTTTTTTATTGAAATTGTTGATCCGGTGACTTTAGAACCAGTTGAAGCTGAAGAAGAAGGTGAAATAGTTCTAACTACGTTAACGAAGGAGGGTATGCCGTTGCTTCGGTATCGAACAAGAGATATTGCAAAGATATTTGACAGTGGTGTTTGTGATTGTGGTCGGACTCATGTGAAGCATTCGATGATTAAAGGTCGTTCTGATGATATGGTGATTATCCGTGGTACGAATATATATCCAGGTCAGATTGAATCTGTATTGATGAAACATCCGTTGGTTGGTGGAAACTGGCGGATGGTATTATCAACTGAACACGAGGTTGATATGCTCACTGTTGAGGTTGAAACAAAACAGCAACTGAGCACAGCTGATGCTGATCTGCTTGCTCAAAAATTAAAAAACGATATTCAATCAGTGATTGTATTCTCCCCTCAGGTTGAGGTGTTACCGCCGAATACAATACCAGAAACAGGTTTAAAAGCAAAACGTGTTATCGACAATAGGAAGAAGGAATAA
- a CDS encoding 50S ribosomal protein L15e, giving the protein MVKSMYDYVGDIWKKPDTSYQSPQKNRFIQWRQEENFLRVDRPLRIDRARSLGYKAKQGFVIVRARVRHGGLHRHKIKGGRKPSARGTKKLTMAKNTQRIAEERTAKRFPNMEVLNSYWVGKDGSYHYYEVILVDPAHPSIINDPNINWISAIPNRRRVLRGKTSAGQKGRGLRHKGKGAEKIRPSIRAHHNKGK; this is encoded by the coding sequence ATGGTAAAAAGCATGTACGATTATGTTGGTGATATCTGGAAAAAACCAGATACGTCCTATCAATCACCTCAGAAAAACCGATTCATCCAATGGCGGCAAGAAGAAAACTTCCTACGAGTTGACCGACCGCTCCGTATTGATCGCGCACGATCTCTTGGCTATAAAGCAAAACAAGGGTTTGTCATTGTCAGAGCGCGTGTCAGACACGGAGGTCTACATCGACATAAAATAAAAGGTGGTCGAAAACCATCAGCTCGAGGAACAAAAAAACTCACCATGGCAAAGAATACTCAGCGGATTGCTGAAGAACGAACTGCAAAACGCTTCCCGAATATGGAGGTACTCAACTCCTATTGGGTTGGTAAAGACGGTAGTTATCACTATTATGAAGTAATTCTTGTTGATCCAGCACATCCATCAATTATCAATGATCCAAATATCAATTGGATCTCAGCGATTCCAAACCGAAGGCGGGTACTCCGCGGGAAAACCAGTGCTGGTCAAAAAGGTCGAGGACTTCGGCATAAAGGAAAAGGTGCTGAAAAGATCAGACCAAGTATCCGCGCCCATCACAACAAAGGAAAGTAA
- a CDS encoding universal stress protein translates to MKRILVGFDGSEGSENALNKAMMLISEDGEIVLLAVVPTPSDTNFVDPKTTEFLRKKAQALIDAVIKDIGEHDFTVTGMVVEGDIAGKIIDVANMLHCDLIVLGSKGTSELGTYLLGSIANKVVQYAHKPVMVVR, encoded by the coding sequence ATGAAACGTATCCTTGTTGGATTTGATGGCTCTGAAGGATCTGAAAACGCGTTAAACAAAGCTATGATGCTAATCAGTGAGGATGGTGAGATCGTTTTACTTGCCGTGGTTCCCACACCTTCTGATACTAATTTTGTTGATCCAAAAACAACTGAATTCCTGCGGAAAAAGGCACAGGCGTTGATTGATGCGGTGATCAAAGATATTGGAGAACATGATTTTACCGTCACCGGCATGGTTGTCGAAGGAGATATTGCTGGCAAGATCATTGATGTAGCAAATATGCTCCACTGTGATCTGATAGTTCTTGGCAGTAAAGGGACAAGTGAACTGGGGACCTACCTCCTTGGAAGTATTGCCAATAAGGTTGTCCAGTATGCTCATAAACCAGTTATGGTCGTACGATAA
- the cysS gene encoding cysteine--tRNA ligase, with translation MPLKIYNSLSRKKEVFTPVHPDKVSMYVCGMTVYSDAHIGHARTYLAFDIIRRYLEYKKYKVIYVQNITDVDDKIIAAAQREGIDPLEYSKRYADRCLKDLDQLGIRRADIYPKASETIPDMIQMICTLIDKGYAYESHGDVYFSVDRFPEYGKLSGQQIQEMKAGARIEPGEHKRAPLDFALWKKAKPGEPAWDSPWGKGRPGWHIECSAMSSKYLGLPFDIHGGGMDLRFPHHENEIAQAEAATGKLFARYWMHVGLLTVQGEKMSKSLGNIVNIRKLLTQWDAEVIRFFFAQNHYRSPPDFTEKALDDAKKGLERIYRTIEKLKQYVQQGPRGHVSKLRPSEEQQFHDAIVQFRNNFEHAMDDDFNTAKATAELFEFVNRTNRFFEAVSHPSPGLCTEAYDTIQKLGSILTLFQPQGKKSAHDQALHKKLYTLLTAFQSAENSLTVEEILTMLLEIREKARKEKDWKKADFIRSQLLELGYEIQDTSSGPHWRKT, from the coding sequence ATGCCATTGAAAATCTATAACTCATTGTCTCGGAAAAAAGAAGTATTTACACCGGTTCATCCTGATAAAGTTAGCATGTATGTCTGTGGGATGACGGTGTATAGTGATGCTCATATTGGACATGCACGGACATATCTTGCGTTTGATATTATACGACGGTATCTTGAATATAAAAAATACAAGGTAATCTACGTGCAAAATATCACTGATGTTGATGATAAGATCATCGCTGCTGCACAACGAGAAGGCATTGATCCTTTAGAATATTCCAAGCGGTATGCGGATCGTTGTTTGAAGGATCTTGACCAACTTGGGATTCGACGAGCTGATATATATCCAAAAGCATCAGAGACAATCCCTGATATGATTCAGATGATTTGTACGCTGATCGATAAAGGATATGCGTATGAGTCACATGGAGATGTGTATTTTTCTGTCGATCGTTTTCCAGAGTATGGAAAGCTTTCAGGTCAGCAGATCCAAGAGATGAAAGCTGGTGCTCGTATCGAGCCAGGTGAACATAAGCGTGCCCCGCTTGATTTTGCGTTATGGAAAAAGGCAAAACCTGGTGAACCTGCATGGGATTCACCGTGGGGGAAAGGTCGACCTGGTTGGCATATTGAATGTTCAGCAATGAGTAGCAAATATCTTGGACTTCCGTTTGACATTCATGGTGGTGGTATGGATCTTCGTTTTCCCCATCATGAAAATGAAATTGCTCAGGCAGAAGCAGCAACAGGGAAGCTTTTTGCTCGGTATTGGATGCATGTTGGTCTGCTCACGGTTCAGGGAGAAAAGATGTCGAAATCTCTTGGTAATATTGTCAATATCCGAAAGTTACTTACACAGTGGGATGCAGAGGTGATTCGATTCTTTTTTGCTCAGAACCATTACCGAAGCCCTCCTGATTTTACCGAGAAAGCACTCGATGATGCAAAAAAAGGTTTAGAACGTATTTATAGAACGATCGAAAAACTGAAACAATATGTACAACAAGGACCCCGCGGTCATGTCAGCAAACTGCGGCCATCTGAAGAGCAGCAGTTTCACGATGCGATTGTACAGTTCAGAAATAACTTTGAACATGCGATGGATGATGATTTTAACACAGCAAAAGCAACTGCTGAGCTTTTTGAATTTGTGAATCGTACAAATCGTTTTTTTGAGGCAGTATCACATCCATCGCCGGGACTCTGCACTGAGGCATATGATACGATTCAAAAACTGGGGTCCATTTTAACTTTGTTTCAACCACAGGGAAAAAAATCAGCACATGATCAGGCTCTTCATAAAAAACTCTACACTCTTTTAACGGCCTTTCAATCAGCGGAAAATTCATTAACCGTTGAGGAAATATTGACCATGTTGCTTGAGATACGAGAAAAAGCTAGAAAAGAAAAAGATTGGAAAAAAGCTGATTTCATCAGATCTCAGCTGTTAGAACTCGGATATGAGATTCAAGATACCAGTAGCGGTCCGCACTGGAGGAAAACGTAA